TTAATATATAATTGATATGCACCATCTCTTTCATATACTGATATATATCCACTAGCTACAACCTTCACTCCATTGTCTAATTTTAGATTACGATTAAAATTACTTTTAAAAATTACACAGTTTAGCTTTGAAGTTTCATCCTTTAGTGATAAATAAACATTTCCACTACTATGTATTTTAAAATTAGAAATTTCTCCCTTAACTTTAAGATTAGAAAGTATTGGGTCATTTATTAAAATTCTTTTAATATATGAATTTGCTTCACTTATATCTAAAGCTCTTAGTTTCATATTTTTTCTCCTAAAAAGTTATTCAATCCTATTATAGCACACCCAACAGCATTATCAGTTGAATATTGTGGCTCTGTAAAATGAGCTTTTATACAATTTTTCCTTAGTTTTAAACTTAATTCTTTGAGTATATACTTACTTGCAGAAACTCCTCCTGCAAAAACTACTTCATCTACATTGTAAGCTTCACATAAATATATTAAAGATTTGAACATAGTTCTAACTACTGAATCCATCACTAATTTAGATATATATTCTTTTTTATCTTTATTAATATCATCTTTATTATCATCCATAATTTTATTCACCTGATTTTCTAATCCAGATAAATTCATATATCCTTCTTTTACAGAAGTTTTTAGACCACTTTCTATTTTAAGATTACAATTTAAAGCATTTTCATCTATATATTTTCCTGAAGGAAATCTATATCCTAGCTTGACGCCTATTCTATCTATAAGTTGTCCAAAGCTAATATCTTTACTTCCTCCAATTATATCTATATTATATCCAAAATTATTATATAACTTACTTCTATCATCTTTTTTAGTATTTATTTTAGTCATTGTATCTAAGTTTGCTTTAGTACTTATTTTAGTTATTACATCTAAATCTTTATCATTTCTATCATAATTATTGTCAGGCTTAGTTATTAAAAGTATCTCTGTCGTGCCACCTGACATATGGACAGAAATAAATTTGTTATTACTTTTCAATTTACTATTTAATACACTCGCCTCAATATGATTTTCCTGATGGGTAGTTTCATAAAATTTACAGCCATGTATACTTGATAGTAACTTTCCAAAATTGTACCCAACATTAAATACAGGCATGTATGAATTTTCAACAGGTCTAGGCTTAATAGATGAACAAACTCCTTCTATGACAAATTTATCCCCAAATGATTTTATCCTATCACTAAGTAATCCTAAATTATTTATGTGTTGAAATACAGCTTCACTCTGTCTCAATCCTTTTGAATTTGCCTTTACTTCCAGCATTATTTTTTCATTAAAAATAACTTTCTTCTCTAAAGAGATAGCTGCTATAGAAGTAGTATAGCAGCTAGTATCAATTCCAATTATTATATTATTGTCCAATTTCATCAACAACACTTCCTAATATTCCATTTATAAATTTAGGAGATTTATCATCACAATATATCTTTGCAAGTTCCACAGCTTCATTTATTGATACTTTATTAGGAGTGTCTAAATAAACTATTTCACACACTGATAATCTAAGTATAGACACATCTACCTTTGGCATTCTATCTACTGTCCAATTTTTGGCATGTTTATTTATTAATTCATCTATCTTATCATGATTTTCTCTTAGTGCTTTACATACTGTATTTATATATTCTCTATCTATTATATCTTCAAGCTTCATATCTTCTAATTTTAATTTTGCATTATTTGAGTACTTAAGTGTAAGTTCTTCATATCTATTTATAATATGTTCTGAGTTATCTTTTAAAAAGGAATCTACTTTATCGTCTAAACCTTCAAATTCTTCTTTATTAATATTTATTTGGTATATAAGTTTCATTATATATTCCCTTGTTGTACTTTTCTGTGCCCTATCTTTTTTCATCAATTAAAATTCTCCTTTAAGTTTAATTATCTATATAAAATCAAATGCCAACAAAAAACCCTCTGACTTTTCAGAGGGCTAATATTAATTTTTCTTAGATGCTTTTACTTCTTCTTTATCAGCTTTCTCTTTCTTAAAACTGATTCCTTGAATGTGTATATTTACTTGAGAAACCTTCAATCCTGTCATTGTCTCAACAGTATTTTTTACATTTTCTTGAACTTTAAAAGCTGTATCTGGTATTGACATGCCATATTTTATCGTAACCATTACGTCTAAATTAACATCCTCTTCTTCTATTTGTATTTTTACTCCATTATTTTTTAACAACTTATCTGTTAATGTTGCTGTAGTTTCTATGCCCTCAACTTCTAATGCTGCTAAACCAGCTATTGTAGCTATTACATCATTAGATATTTTTACTTGTCCAAATTTATTATCTTCCATATTAAAACTTACCTCCTGATTTTAAGGAACTATTTTTATAAGTATAATAATACCAAATACAACTCTACTTTGCAAGAAAATAACCTCAGTTAATTCTGAGGTTTATATTTTACTTAGTATTATTATTTGTAAGTTTAATATTTTCATACTTTACATTAGCTTGTTCTGCAACCAAATCAAATATTTTTGCTGCATCTTTCTTATCTAACTTAGCTTCATTTACAACAACATTGACTTTGCTATCACTTATATAAACTAATGCTTCTTCATACCCTTTTGTACTCAAAAGATTTTCTATTTGAAGTTCCTTTTCTTGAGTTTTAACTATATTTAATTTCATATTAGAAGCTTCTTTTCTAGATTCCTCTGTTGTAGATGGATTATTTATCATTTCATTTAAATCCTGAACTAATTCATTTCTTTGTTTTTCTCTATTCATTTTCATGTCTAAAATATAAGATGCTTTTTTCATATTTTTTTCAGATGATAATTGAGCTTTTATTTCTTTACTTGTTTCAGTTACTTTTTCCTTCACTTTACTAGCCTTACTATCAACTATATCAATGTCAGCACTCTCTTTGCTATCTTGTTTATTTGTAGCATCTGAACCTTCTTTGTTGCTACTATCACTATCATCAGTAGCATTTTTCTGCAATTGAGCCTCTTCATATGCTTTAAATTCTTTTGATGTTTCTAGTAAAGATTTCTTACTCAATTGATAATTTACTGTTCCCACTATTACTAACATTGCAGTTAAAGTTATTATTACAAATCCTCTTCCCTTATAATTAAACTTCATTCATTTATCCCCCCGGTTATATGTATTTATTTAGAATATATTTCTACTTGATGACCTGCTACTTGTAATGATGTCTGAACTGCACTATAAAGTGTTTCTTTGACATTTGGATTACTAGCTCCACTTGCTACTACTATCACTCCTTTTATCTTTGGCTCTGTAGTTTTTATAACTACAGGGTCACTTGAATTTGAAGTTATCATTGTTTTATTTTCACTTGAAGTTGTAACTGTTCTTTCTCCACCTTGTGCATCTTTTTCCTCTGTTGTTTCTGTTGTCTGATTTGAATTAAAAGCAGGTTGTATTTCTTCACTTGACTCAAATGTAATCATTACATCAACATCTCCTGCTCCATCAATTTTAGATAGTATTGTTGTTAATTTTGATTCTAAATCGTCTTTTTCATGTTCCTTAGCAACTTGTTTTTCAGTATTTTTGTCAGCATCTGTTTTTCCAACTTTTTTATCAGTTTTGCTACTTGGAAAACAAGATAATAGTACTAATGACACCACACATATTCCAGCTATAGTTATTAGTGAATATACCTTTCTCTTATCTTTGTCGTTTAGGTTTTTAAACATTCTTCCAACTCCTATTTATCAATTTGTATAGTTTCTATAGAAACATCAAGCACTTTTATTAGGTCATTTTTTAGTTTGTCTTCATTTAGATTCAGTCCATACTCTGTACCTTTTTTAAAAACTTGTTTAGAATTTTCTTTGTCATTAGAGTTTATGCTATCTTCATCTCCTTTAGTACTATTATTTTTATTTTCTTCATCACTATTGCTATTTGACATATTATTTTTTTCTTTTATTTTTATATTATTTATATTTGCACCATTAAGTTCTATATCTTCTAAGTCATAACCATACTCATCAAGTTTTAGCTTAAGCACTTCTTTTAAACCATCTTCATACCCCTTAGACAAGCTAGTATTTCCAGTCTCTTCAGCTAAAGCATTTGTACTATCTACATATTCCTTATTGTAATTTCCCATAGATTTTAAGATTCTATCTTCTAAACTCATATCTTTTGAAAAAAATCCTACTACTGGAGTTATTACAATAAATACAAATATAAAATTTAACACCAAGTTCACATATGGCTTTATCTTGGAACTAGGTAAAATCATATCAACTATATTTACTATAAATGCCCCTATTAAAATACTAACTATCCATGCCTTTATGCCTTCTAACATAGCATCCTCCTCTCTAAAACATTTAGATTAAAAGTAATCACTATTATTAATCTATACATTATCCTTGGCTTACAACACTTATCGAGGTCAAAATAGCTACAGTCACAAAGAACATTATTGTTATGGCAATTACTGATGCTAACATTATTATCATTAGATTTGCGACTTCATTTAAAAAATTTGATATTCCATCTTCTCCAACAGGCTCTACAATTATTGCTGCCAATTTATATACCACTATTACTGATAAAATTTTTATCACTGGAAGTAAGCAAATCCCAATAAGTAAGATAAGTCCTATTCCACCAAATATATTTTTTATAAGTTGAGATGAAGATAGTAAAATATCCACAGAATCTGATACAAATCCACCAACAACTGGTATAAAGTTACCTATAGCAAACTTCGCAGTCTTCACACTGAATTTATCAAAACTAGTTACGTATAACCCTTGTATAGATACAAGTCCTAAATATACAGTAAACATAGCCCCAATAGAAACATAATTTATTTGTTTAACGAAAGAAAAAAATCTTTTCAATCTTATGTTTTTTGATAAATTGTTTATTATTAAAATTCCAAATGCAACAGTTACTGATACAAATAAAAATTTCTTAAAAAATACATTTATAAATGTCACTCCACCTATAAAAATAGGATTTAAAGTGGTAGATGTTATTGGAAAGCCAATTAAGAGTAAAAATGTTATTAGTATTGGCATTATAACTTGCATAAGACCTACAGTATGGTCTATCGCATCATAACAAATTTGTAGTACATCTTTGAATCCAATTAAAGTCAACGATACCATTGTGATAAATATTATATAGGTTGCTATTTGACTAACTGCACCTGATGAAAAAGAATTCTCTAAACTTTTTAAAATAGATGACAATAAAGCTAATACTAAAATTACTGCCACTACCTTTAAACTTGCTTTAAACTCATCAAACATCAATATCTTCAGTCCATCTTTATTAAATAAATCTAAAATATTTTTTTCTCCACTAATTAAATCTTTTACAAACGATTTTAAATTAACATCATTAATAACTATTTCTTTATTTATATAATCTTGAATTTCATTTATATCTAACTTGTCTAACTGACCATCAATATATTTATCTATGCTACTCTTAGCTTCACCATATTCTTTATCTTCGCTACTTGGAACCTCATTAGCAAATATTATAATGGCAAAGATATTTACAAAAAAGAAAGTCAATACAAACCCCATAATCATTGGTAAAAATCTTTTTTTCATAAGCAACCATGCCTCTCTTCACTCTATAAACCTCAATACAACAAAATATCCTTTAAATAACAACTAATATATCTATAGCTATCTACTTCAACATAAATAACTATGGAATTATATTCACCACCATTTCTACAATGGATAAAAGTATAGGGAAAGACATTGACATAACTATTATTTTTCCTCCAAACTCTAGTTTTGAAGCAATGTTTCCTTCCCCACAATCTTTACAAAGTTGTATTGCAAATTCCATTAAATATGCTATTCCAATTAATTTTATTATTAAAGATATATACATAGTTGGGATATTAGCTTTATTAGCTAAATCTTGTATGCTATCTATAATAAAGTTTAGCTTAAACATAACTGATAATAATATTGTTACTCCAGTTATTATTGCTATGAAATTTGCTATCTCTGGTCTATCTTTTTTTATTACTAAACAGAGTGTAGTTGAAATGATTGCAATTCCTATTAATTGCATTATTTCCAAATTACTCCCTCCTCTTTAGTAAAGTTGAAACATTGTTCTTACAGTATTAAATAAATCACTTATTTCTGTTATTACCATCCCCAACACGATTATTACACCTGCCAAAGTAGTAAGCCCTGCCCAATCTTTTCTGTCTGTTTTTTCTAATATCATATTTAATACTGATATTAGAATACCTACACCTGCAACCTTTAATATCAATGATATCTCCATAATAAACCTCCCTATTAAATCAATATAATACATATACCTATGCCTATAAATGTCACTAATTTTTTATACAATAACCCTTTTTTACTTATGTCTTCCTTTGTTTCATAGGTTTGTTTTTTCAGATTTTCTATAGATAAATCTATCATTCTTTGTTGGGACTCTATATCACTTTTTCCCAAGGTAAGAATTAGATTTTTTAATTCCTCGATTTCTTTACTTCCAAGATAAGTTTCTTTGACTAAAATTTCGGTGTTCTCTGATATTATTTCTTCTAAAGTTTTGCTTTGTTCATTGTGAAGTTCTTCTGAAATTTGATAGAAAAAACTCCAAA
This sequence is a window from Clostridioides difficile. Protein-coding genes within it:
- the spoIIIAC gene encoding stage III sporulation protein AC codes for the protein MEISLILKVAGVGILISVLNMILEKTDRKDWAGLTTLAGVIIVLGMVITEISDLFNTVRTMFQLY
- a CDS encoding stage III sporulation protein AB, which gives rise to MQIKIIIIALLIGSSYLIGEHIYKTYTRRHKQLNDLIRVLEILRMDLSFGLYTLEEIFRRIGCNKEFCFWSFFYQISEELHNEQSKTLEEIISENTEILVKETYLGSKEIEELKNLILTLGKSDIESQQRMIDLSIENLKKQTYETKEDISKKGLLYKKLVTFIGIGICIILI
- a CDS encoding SpoIIIAH-like family protein, translated to MKFNYKGRGFVIITLTAMLVIVGTVNYQLSKKSLLETSKEFKAYEEAQLQKNATDDSDSSNKEGSDATNKQDSKESADIDIVDSKASKVKEKVTETSKEIKAQLSSEKNMKKASYILDMKMNREKQRNELVQDLNEMINNPSTTEESRKEASNMKLNIVKTQEKELQIENLLSTKGYEEALVYISDSKVNVVVNEAKLDKKDAAKIFDLVAEQANVKYENIKLTNNNTK
- the spoIIIAD gene encoding stage III sporulation protein AD encodes the protein MQLIGIAIISTTLCLVIKKDRPEIANFIAIITGVTILLSVMFKLNFIIDSIQDLANKANIPTMYISLIIKLIGIAYLMEFAIQLCKDCGEGNIASKLEFGGKIIVMSMSFPILLSIVEMVVNIIP
- a CDS encoding Asp23/Gls24 family envelope stress response protein: MEDNKFGQVKISNDVIATIAGLAALEVEGIETTATLTDKLLKNNGVKIQIEEEDVNLDVMVTIKYGMSIPDTAFKVQENVKNTVETMTGLKVSQVNIHIQGISFKKEKADKEEVKASKKN
- a CDS encoding stage III sporulation protein AF, with amino-acid sequence MLEGIKAWIVSILIGAFIVNIVDMILPSSKIKPYVNLVLNFIFVFIVITPVVGFFSKDMSLEDRILKSMGNYNKEYVDSTNALAEETGNTSLSKGYEDGLKEVLKLKLDEYGYDLEDIELNGANINNIKIKEKNNMSNSNSDEENKNNSTKGDEDSINSNDKENSKQVFKKGTEYGLNLNEDKLKNDLIKVLDVSIETIQIDK
- a CDS encoding O-sialoglycoprotein endopeptidase codes for the protein MKLDNNIIIGIDTSCYTTSIAAISLEKKVIFNEKIMLEVKANSKGLRQSEAVFQHINNLGLLSDRIKSFGDKFVIEGVCSSIKPRPVENSYMPVFNVGYNFGKLLSSIHGCKFYETTHQENHIEASVLNSKLKSNNKFISVHMSGGTTEILLITKPDNNYDRNDKDLDVITKISTKANLDTMTKINTKKDDRSKLYNNFGYNIDIIGGSKDISFGQLIDRIGVKLGYRFPSGKYIDENALNCNLKIESGLKTSVKEGYMNLSGLENQVNKIMDDNKDDINKDKKEYISKLVMDSVVRTMFKSLIYLCEAYNVDEVVFAGGVSASKYILKELSLKLRKNCIKAHFTEPQYSTDNAVGCAIIGLNNFLGEKI
- the nusB gene encoding transcription antitermination factor NusB, which produces MKKDRAQKSTTREYIMKLIYQININKEEFEGLDDKVDSFLKDNSEHIINRYEELTLKYSNNAKLKLEDMKLEDIIDREYINTVCKALRENHDKIDELINKHAKNWTVDRMPKVDVSILRLSVCEIVYLDTPNKVSINEAVELAKIYCDDKSPKFINGILGSVVDEIGQ
- the spoIIIAE gene encoding stage III sporulation protein AE, translated to MKKRFLPMIMGFVLTFFFVNIFAIIIFANEVPSSEDKEYGEAKSSIDKYIDGQLDKLDINEIQDYINKEIVINDVNLKSFVKDLISGEKNILDLFNKDGLKILMFDEFKASLKVVAVILVLALLSSILKSLENSFSSGAVSQIATYIIFITMVSLTLIGFKDVLQICYDAIDHTVGLMQVIMPILITFLLLIGFPITSTTLNPIFIGGVTFINVFFKKFLFVSVTVAFGILIINNLSKNIRLKRFFSFVKQINYVSIGAMFTVYLGLVSIQGLYVTSFDKFSVKTAKFAIGNFIPVVGGFVSDSVDILLSSSQLIKNIFGGIGLILLIGICLLPVIKILSVIVVYKLAAIIVEPVGEDGISNFLNEVANLMIIMLASVIAITIMFFVTVAILTSISVVSQG
- a CDS encoding stage III sporulation protein AG yields the protein MFKNLNDKDKRKVYSLITIAGICVVSLVLLSCFPSSKTDKKVGKTDADKNTEKQVAKEHEKDDLESKLTTILSKIDGAGDVDVMITFESSEEIQPAFNSNQTTETTEEKDAQGGERTVTTSSENKTMITSNSSDPVVIKTTEPKIKGVIVVASGASNPNVKETLYSAVQTSLQVAGHQVEIYSK